The proteins below come from a single Halostagnicola larsenii XH-48 genomic window:
- a CDS encoding desampylase has translation MIELPTAVRDEIEAAARAGAPAEICGVLGGSFGVDHSRVRSYYPAENVAERPRTRYRIDPEAQLEVFDRLDERGDDIVGFVHSHPRGPSEPSDTDAALATWPDRSYVIVSLEDVSGAIGGRSSDGDGSGSSSTDGASAGSERTAQTGSWRWRDGVGVERAAPETDRQRGDGDGYFEPERVRLE, from the coding sequence GTGATCGAACTTCCGACCGCCGTCCGAGACGAGATCGAAGCGGCCGCTCGAGCCGGCGCGCCGGCGGAAATCTGCGGCGTTCTGGGCGGTTCGTTCGGCGTCGACCACAGCCGTGTTCGCTCGTACTACCCAGCCGAAAACGTCGCCGAGCGGCCGCGGACGCGATACCGGATCGATCCGGAGGCGCAACTCGAGGTTTTCGATCGACTCGACGAGCGAGGCGACGACATCGTCGGCTTCGTTCACTCTCATCCTCGAGGGCCGTCCGAGCCGAGTGACACGGACGCGGCGTTGGCGACCTGGCCCGATCGGTCGTACGTCATCGTCTCGCTCGAGGACGTGTCCGGAGCTATCGGGGGTCGTTCGTCGGATGGAGACGGTTCCGGTTCGTCGAGTACTGACGGCGCATCGGCCGGGAGCGAGCGGACAGCGCAAACCGGTTCCTGGCGTTGGCGCGATGGAGTCGGCGTCGAACGCGCAGCGCCCGAGACGGATCGTCAGCGTGGCGATGGAGACGGGTATTTCGAGCCCGAACGGGTCCGTCTCGAGTAA
- a CDS encoding cobalamin-binding protein produces the protein MRIVTTLPSATEIVTALGLEPVGVSHECDYPPLVRSLPAVTASSVDATAASSEIDRQVLESVAEGDGVYDVDLETLGALDPDLIVTQGICDVCAVDEVVIENAVERIDAEPEILTTDPHTVGDVLGDIERIGEVTGQAERAREVIDDLENRIDAVRSRTSDERHDSRRHRDDAVDSSDRPRVAVFDWTDPVMVAGHWTAELLEWAGGDYGLAAPGERSRPREWSEIRAYDPEVLVVAPCGFDLAQTAANLEDLTALEGWAELSAVRNDRVWAMDGNHYLNRPGPRLVDTLEALAPIVSPDRFERAPDESVALPLERLGGARA, from the coding sequence ATGCGAATCGTCACGACCCTGCCGTCAGCGACCGAGATCGTGACCGCGCTCGGTCTCGAGCCGGTGGGGGTCTCCCACGAATGCGATTATCCGCCGTTGGTTCGATCGCTGCCGGCGGTGACGGCCTCGAGCGTCGACGCCACCGCCGCGAGTTCCGAGATCGACCGGCAGGTCCTCGAGTCGGTCGCCGAGGGCGACGGCGTCTACGACGTCGACCTCGAGACGCTCGGGGCGCTCGATCCCGATCTGATCGTCACGCAGGGGATCTGCGACGTCTGTGCGGTCGACGAGGTCGTTATCGAGAACGCGGTCGAACGCATCGATGCCGAGCCGGAAATTCTGACGACCGACCCCCACACCGTCGGCGACGTGTTGGGCGACATCGAGCGCATCGGCGAGGTGACTGGGCAGGCCGAACGAGCCCGCGAAGTGATCGACGACCTCGAGAACCGAATCGACGCGGTTCGATCCCGAACGAGCGACGAACGCCACGATTCGAGGCGGCACCGAGACGACGCGGTTGACTCGAGCGATCGGCCCCGCGTCGCCGTGTTCGACTGGACCGATCCCGTTATGGTTGCGGGCCACTGGACGGCGGAACTCCTCGAGTGGGCCGGCGGCGACTACGGACTGGCCGCCCCCGGCGAGCGTTCGAGACCCCGCGAGTGGAGCGAAATCCGCGCGTACGATCCCGAAGTCCTCGTTGTCGCCCCGTGTGGATTCGACCTCGCGCAGACGGCCGCGAACCTCGAGGATCTGACGGCGCTCGAGGGGTGGGCGGAGCTTTCGGCCGTTCGGAACGACCGCGTCTGGGCGATGGACGGCAACCACTACCTCAACCGACCCGGCCCGCGGCTGGTCGACACGCTCGAGGCGCTCGCGCCGATCGTTTCGCCGGATCGGTTCGAGCGCGCACCCGATGAGTCGGTTGCGCTCCCGCTCGAGCGCCTTGGAGGTGCGCGAGCGTGA